In Aggregatibacter sp. 2125159857, one DNA window encodes the following:
- a CDS encoding autotransporter assembly complex family protein → MKQLSSNITTWRLCALLSFGLFGSTVAWAENPVELRIEGVKNHALDENIRLHLNAVEKYDTTDIARYQDVVSAAIDKGLRALGYYDSTIQFKLKPREGKTPLLIAHVSPGAPVKLAGTEVMIRGDAEQDPFFLKLKTQLPKIGTVLNHEVYEDYKSQLQQLALTRGYFDAAFETSRLEVMKSTHEAWWKLAFNSQKRYRYGKINFLHAQIREEFLRNMLNVKSGEDYLLSDLSTLNNNYSSTSWFSSVLLQPHLKEKTKTVDLDVLLYPRKKNIMSVGIGYSTDVGPRLQWSWTKPWINDRGHSIRSNLYLSSPKQTLELTYKQPLLKNPLNYYYEYSAGFERENKNDTQTTATTVAALRYWNHPTGWQYSLGLRMRHDSFTQADISDSTLLLYPTASLSRTRLRGGAFPDWGDSQRITTDFGRKLWLSDVNFWKIQGSTAWIRTYAQNHRFLTRLDVGILNTANIHRLPPALRFFAGGDRSVRGYGYKKISPKDRNGKLIGGSRLLTGTLEYQYQVYPNWWLATFVDSGLAANTFDPDELRYGTGVGVRWASPVGAIKFDIATPVHDKDNSKNIQFYIGLGAEI, encoded by the coding sequence ATGAAGCAACTGAGTAGCAATATCACGACATGGCGCCTGTGTGCGCTTCTTTCTTTCGGCTTGTTTGGATCTACCGTTGCTTGGGCGGAAAATCCGGTGGAATTACGCATTGAAGGCGTTAAAAATCATGCCTTGGATGAAAATATTCGACTTCACCTCAATGCTGTTGAGAAATATGATACAACGGATATTGCACGCTATCAGGATGTGGTCAGCGCTGCGATTGATAAGGGATTGCGCGCCTTAGGTTATTATGATTCGACGATTCAGTTTAAACTGAAACCCCGTGAAGGCAAAACCCCTTTGCTCATTGCGCACGTATCGCCGGGAGCGCCGGTGAAACTTGCCGGAACGGAGGTCATGATTCGCGGTGATGCCGAGCAGGATCCGTTTTTTCTCAAGCTAAAGACGCAACTGCCGAAAATTGGCACGGTGTTGAATCATGAAGTGTATGAGGACTATAAAAGCCAACTACAACAACTGGCGCTCACCCGTGGTTATTTTGATGCAGCATTTGAGACTTCCCGTTTGGAAGTCATGAAATCCACCCATGAGGCATGGTGGAAACTCGCCTTTAATAGCCAAAAACGTTACCGCTATGGAAAAATTAACTTTCTGCACGCCCAAATTCGTGAAGAATTTTTACGCAATATGCTCAATGTTAAGTCTGGCGAAGACTATTTATTGAGTGATCTTTCCACGCTGAATAATAACTATTCTTCCACCAGTTGGTTTAGCTCCGTGTTATTGCAACCGCACCTCAAAGAGAAGACAAAAACGGTGGATTTAGATGTGCTACTTTACCCGCGTAAGAAAAACATTATGAGCGTCGGGATAGGCTATTCCACCGATGTTGGACCTCGTTTACAATGGAGTTGGACCAAACCTTGGATTAATGATCGCGGGCACAGTATTCGCAGCAATCTGTATCTTTCTTCTCCGAAACAAACCCTTGAATTAACCTATAAACAGCCATTGTTAAAAAATCCGCTGAATTATTACTATGAATATTCGGCAGGTTTTGAGCGTGAAAATAAAAACGACACTCAAACCACCGCCACGACGGTTGCCGCCTTGCGTTATTGGAATCACCCGACCGGCTGGCAATATTCGCTCGGTTTGCGGATGCGCCATGATTCCTTTACCCAAGCGGATATTTCCGACAGCACGCTATTACTCTATCCAACAGCCTCCTTAAGCCGTACCCGTTTACGCGGTGGGGCTTTTCCTGATTGGGGTGATTCGCAACGCATTACGACAGATTTCGGACGTAAACTGTGGCTATCGGATGTGAATTTCTGGAAAATTCAAGGCTCTACCGCGTGGATTCGCACCTATGCGCAAAATCACCGTTTTCTGACCCGTTTGGATGTGGGCATATTGAATACTGCCAATATTCACCGCCTTCCTCCTGCCTTACGTTTTTTTGCCGGTGGCGATCGTAGTGTACGTGGTTACGGATACAAAAAAATCTCACCGAAAGATCGCAACGGCAAACTTATCGGCGGTTCACGCTTGCTGACCGGTACGCTGGAATATCAATATCAGGTTTATCCGAATTGGTGGTTGGCGACCTTTGTGGATAGCGGATTGGCAGCCAATACGTTTGATCCGGACGAATTACGCTATGGCACCGGCGTTGGCGTGCGATGGGCATCGCCTGTGGGCGCGATTAAATTCGATATTGCTACACCGGTACATGACAAAGACAACAGCAAAAATATTCAATTTTATATTGGGCTTGGCGCCGAAATCTAA
- the narL gene encoding two-component system response regulator NarL → MTDKLKVLIIDDHPLMRRGIKQLVELEEGFEVVGGAGNGSEGISLALQTSPDLIILDLNMKGLSGLDTLKALRSEGVDARIVILTVSDARSDIFTLIDAGADGYLLKDTEPDTLLSQLKRIAQGEVILSDSIKDLLIERQSSQEPIYSLTDREMDVLRLIATGLSNKQIAGQLFISEETVKVHIRNLLRKLNVHSRVAATVLYFKHQNG, encoded by the coding sequence ATGACTGATAAATTAAAAGTATTAATTATTGACGATCATCCGTTAATGCGTCGAGGCATCAAACAACTTGTTGAATTGGAAGAGGGTTTTGAAGTCGTCGGTGGTGCAGGGAACGGCAGCGAAGGCATTAGCTTGGCATTACAAACGTCACCGGATCTCATCATTTTAGATCTGAATATGAAAGGGTTGTCCGGTTTGGATACGCTAAAAGCGTTAAGATCGGAAGGCGTGGATGCCCGTATTGTGATCTTAACCGTATCTGATGCGAGAAGTGATATTTTCACCTTAATTGATGCCGGTGCGGATGGCTATTTACTCAAAGACACCGAGCCGGATACCCTGCTTTCTCAGCTTAAACGCATTGCGCAAGGGGAAGTGATTTTAAGTGATTCCATTAAAGATTTACTGATTGAACGCCAATCTTCTCAAGAGCCGATTTATTCTTTAACGGATCGTGAAATGGATGTGTTGCGTTTAATTGCCACCGGACTTTCCAACAAACAAATTGCCGGACAATTATTTATTTCGGAAGAAACCGTTAAAGTACATATCCGCAATTTGTTGCGTAAATTGAACGTGCATTCGCGCGTTGCTGCCACGGTGTTATATTTTAAACATCAAAACGGATAA
- a CDS encoding class I adenylate cyclase: protein MKFDLDKAKQRVDDLDRLRIQRALSDTPESFQQVFKLIPLLLHFNHADLPGYVPDAPTGIAHFSPTPFQQEYLAHTLTDESVKNFLKKHRTFESEAILGVYVMGSIASIAQTPQSDLDIWLCHREDLSPSARELLQQKVERIQQWAKRVHVEMNFYLMDQRRFRCFRYVEPMTAENCGSAQYMLLLDEFYRSAIRLAGKPLLWLHLLIENEADYEAEIERLTQTQQLDLNDWVDFGGLGTLSANEYFGATLWQLYKGIDYPYKSLLKILLLETYSWRYPNTYLISREFKHALLTGELNVAHQFDPYLAMLQRVTAYLTERKEYKRLDFVRCCFYIKVHENEAEVNKSNWRLDALLKLTQQWGWHCGQVELLNQRQQWKIKQAEKMHNDLIKFLMLSYRNLVKFARKHQVNVSIMPQDMSILTRKLYTTFEELPGKVTLLNPQFAVDLSERYLTFIEVRNNRQFKDGWYMINQTPDIHGFCRPRYTEYSQSLNKLVAWAYFNRLLTANTELFVASKNVELNTLRQFVTDLRLTFPIDNASASNSDLSHPCEIRSLAVIINLTQDPTAHLTDIKSSIQSSDLFSFGANEESLVGSIDLTYRNVWNEVRTLHFEGPNAILLALKVLSNKIYRGAPLPKSVQVFCYSRYYRRALRRIVTTLINKCISIQVGASQPPKNNLLRVAGKNWQFFFEERGISLQEIHNAKLTKTSQIDTALSYKVNPTYPAVVKHHKYPREIDAFASEGFLQFFFEDNPNGSFNVYILDELNRIEIYRNCDGTKEKKIHEINRIYQASGLDENNNPYKIVQRDFNYPQFYQLLTTKDGMTIVPFHSRLALS from the coding sequence TTGAAGTTTGATCTCGATAAAGCTAAACAACGTGTGGACGATTTAGATAGGTTGCGTATCCAGCGGGCTTTATCCGACACGCCTGAATCCTTTCAACAGGTTTTCAAACTTATCCCGTTATTGCTTCATTTCAATCATGCCGATTTGCCGGGCTATGTTCCCGATGCGCCCACCGGCATTGCCCATTTTTCCCCAACGCCATTCCAACAGGAATATCTTGCGCATACGCTGACAGATGAAAGCGTGAAAAACTTCCTCAAAAAACACCGCACTTTTGAATCGGAAGCCATTCTTGGCGTCTATGTGATGGGCAGCATCGCCTCTATTGCCCAAACGCCACAATCTGATTTAGATATTTGGCTGTGTCATCGAGAAGATTTGAGTCCATCAGCACGTGAACTTTTACAGCAAAAAGTCGAGCGTATTCAACAATGGGCAAAGCGTGTTCACGTAGAAATGAATTTCTATTTAATGGATCAAAGACGGTTTCGGTGTTTTCGTTATGTTGAGCCAATGACTGCCGAGAATTGCGGTTCGGCACAATATATGTTGTTGCTGGATGAATTTTACCGTTCAGCCATACGCCTTGCCGGAAAACCGTTATTGTGGCTGCATTTGCTGATTGAAAATGAAGCGGATTACGAGGCAGAAATCGAACGCTTAACGCAAACGCAGCAATTGGATTTAAATGATTGGGTGGATTTCGGGGGGTTAGGCACCTTGTCCGCCAATGAGTATTTTGGTGCGACCTTATGGCAGCTGTATAAAGGGATTGATTACCCTTATAAATCGTTGCTGAAAATTTTGTTGTTAGAAACCTATTCTTGGCGTTATCCAAACACGTATTTGATTTCTCGTGAATTTAAACACGCCTTATTAACCGGTGAATTGAACGTTGCTCATCAATTTGATCCTTATTTGGCGATGCTGCAACGGGTAACTGCTTATTTGACCGAACGAAAAGAATATAAACGGCTGGATTTTGTACGTTGTTGCTTTTATATCAAAGTGCATGAGAACGAAGCAGAGGTAAATAAAAGTAACTGGCGATTGGATGCGTTACTTAAGCTGACGCAACAATGGGGCTGGCATTGTGGGCAAGTGGAATTATTAAACCAGCGCCAACAATGGAAAATTAAGCAAGCCGAAAAAATGCATAATGACCTGATTAAGTTTTTAATGTTGAGTTATCGTAACTTAGTGAAGTTTGCCCGCAAACATCAGGTCAATGTCAGCATTATGCCGCAAGATATGAGCATATTAACCCGTAAACTTTACACGACGTTTGAAGAATTGCCGGGCAAAGTGACCTTGCTGAATCCACAGTTTGCTGTGGATTTATCGGAACGCTATCTAACGTTTATTGAAGTGCGTAATAACCGTCAGTTTAAGGATGGTTGGTATATGATTAACCAGACGCCGGACATTCACGGTTTTTGTCGTCCGCGTTATACAGAATATAGCCAAAGCCTGAATAAATTAGTGGCGTGGGCGTATTTCAATCGTTTGCTTACGGCAAATACCGAGCTCTTTGTTGCCAGTAAAAATGTCGAGCTTAACACGTTGCGCCAGTTTGTGACGGATTTGCGATTGACATTTCCTATCGACAACGCCTCTGCCAGCAATTCCGACCTGAGCCACCCTTGTGAGATTCGTAGTCTTGCGGTCATTATTAATTTGACCCAAGATCCGACCGCACATTTAACCGACATCAAGTCAAGTATTCAATCGAGCGACTTATTTAGTTTCGGCGCGAACGAAGAAAGTTTAGTCGGCAGCATTGATCTCACGTATCGCAACGTTTGGAACGAAGTGCGGACGTTGCATTTTGAAGGGCCGAATGCTATTTTGTTGGCGTTAAAAGTGCTTTCCAACAAAATTTATCGCGGTGCGCCGTTGCCCAAGTCGGTGCAGGTGTTTTGTTACAGTCGGTATTATCGCCGCGCCTTACGCCGCATTGTGACGACTCTGATTAATAAATGCATTAGCATTCAAGTCGGTGCATCCCAACCACCGAAAAATAATTTATTGCGCGTGGCAGGGAAAAACTGGCAGTTTTTCTTTGAAGAGCGCGGCATTAGTTTGCAAGAAATTCATAATGCGAAACTCACTAAAACCAGTCAAATTGACACCGCTCTTAGCTACAAAGTCAATCCGACTTATCCTGCCGTGGTGAAACATCATAAATACCCACGTGAAATTGACGCCTTTGCCAGTGAAGGGTTCTTGCAATTCTTTTTTGAAGATAATCCGAACGGGAGTTTCAATGTGTACATCTTAGATGAGCTCAATCGCATTGAGATTTATCGTAACTGTGATGGCACAAAAGAGAAAAAAATTCACGAAATTAACCGAATTTATCAAGCGTCAGGGTTGGATGAAAATAACAATCCGTATAAAATCGTGCAACGTGATTTCAATTATCCACAATTTTACCAGCTATTAACGACAAAAGACGGGATGACTATTGTGCCGTTTCATAGTCGCCTAGCCTTATCTTAA
- the hemC gene encoding hydroxymethylbilane synthase, with amino-acid sequence MLEKTLKIATRQSPLALWQANYVKDRLQQLYPDLTIELVPMVTKGDVILDSPLAKIGGKGLFVKELENALLNKEADIAVHSMKDVPMQFPEGLGLAVICQREDPRDAFVSHSYRTFAELPQGAVVGTSSLRRQCQLKALRPDLDILSLRGNVGTRLSKLDNGDYDAIILASAGLIRLGLADRIASFIDVEQSLPAAGQGAVGIECRTDDIQVQALLAPLADAETTYCVRAERAMNNHLQGGCQVPIGGYAVLQQGQLYLRALVGDIDGSRIIRAEGKSAVENAEVLGVQIAEQLLAQGADKILQAIYS; translated from the coding sequence ATGCTTGAAAAAACCTTAAAAATTGCGACTCGCCAAAGCCCGTTGGCGTTATGGCAGGCAAATTATGTGAAAGACCGTCTGCAACAGTTATATCCCGATTTAACCATTGAATTAGTGCCAATGGTAACTAAAGGCGATGTGATTTTAGATTCACCACTGGCGAAAATCGGTGGCAAAGGCTTGTTTGTTAAAGAATTAGAAAATGCCTTGTTGAATAAAGAGGCGGATATTGCCGTGCATTCCATGAAAGATGTGCCGATGCAATTTCCCGAAGGCTTGGGATTAGCCGTGATTTGCCAACGCGAAGATCCGCGTGATGCCTTTGTGTCTCATTCTTACCGCACTTTTGCAGAGTTGCCGCAAGGTGCGGTGGTCGGGACATCAAGTTTACGTCGCCAATGCCAATTAAAAGCCCTGCGCCCTGATTTAGATATTCTCTCCTTGCGTGGCAATGTAGGAACACGTTTAAGCAAATTAGATAACGGCGATTATGATGCCATTATTTTAGCTTCTGCCGGCCTCATTCGTTTGGGCTTAGCAGATCGTATCGCATCTTTTATTGACGTTGAACAATCCTTACCGGCGGCCGGACAAGGTGCTGTCGGCATTGAATGCCGTACCGATGATATACAAGTGCAGGCCTTATTAGCACCGTTAGCGGATGCGGAAACCACGTATTGTGTACGGGCAGAGCGCGCCATGAATAATCATTTACAAGGCGGTTGCCAAGTGCCGATTGGCGGTTATGCCGTATTACAACAAGGGCAGTTGTATTTAAGAGCCTTAGTGGGCGACATTGACGGCAGTCGCATTATTCGCGCGGAAGGTAAAAGTGCGGTGGAAAATGCCGAAGTTTTAGGCGTACAAATTGCCGAACAGCTTTTAGCGCAAGGCGCTGACAAAATTTTGCAAGCAATTTATTCATAA
- a CDS encoding uroporphyrinogen-III synthase — MAVLVTRPDERGQQLVEMLAKAGIVAIHLPLFTIEAGAELNELPNKFAKLKADDYVFIVSKSAVDFADKALKDTGFAWRDDLHYFTVGQGTAQYFAATTATAVHYPTSQENSEGVLQLPAMQNLQGKTVLILRGNGGRELLSEQVQQRGANVEIVECYRREPLVYNNVEQTSLCKRAGIQTIVATSGEILTQLLDFVPRNEHNWLKSCQLITVSERISHLAQALGWQNVIVSPRADNQTLLQTLLQCR; from the coding sequence ATGGCTGTTTTGGTAACTCGCCCTGATGAACGTGGGCAACAACTCGTGGAGATGCTGGCAAAAGCCGGAATCGTCGCCATTCATTTGCCTTTATTTACCATTGAAGCCGGTGCAGAACTCAATGAGTTACCGAATAAATTTGCCAAATTAAAAGCGGATGATTATGTCTTTATCGTCTCCAAAAGTGCGGTAGATTTTGCCGACAAAGCCTTAAAAGATACCGGTTTTGCATGGCGCGATGATTTGCACTATTTCACCGTAGGGCAAGGCACCGCACAGTATTTTGCCGCCACAACCGCTACGGCTGTGCATTATCCGACAAGCCAAGAAAACAGCGAAGGCGTATTACAACTTCCTGCAATGCAAAATTTACAAGGTAAAACCGTTTTGATTTTGCGCGGTAATGGCGGACGCGAACTCCTCTCAGAACAAGTGCAACAACGCGGTGCTAACGTTGAGATTGTTGAATGTTACCGAAGAGAACCGCTTGTTTATAATAATGTGGAGCAAACCAGTCTGTGTAAGCGTGCCGGTATTCAAACCATTGTGGCGACCAGCGGGGAAATTCTGACGCAACTGCTGGATTTTGTCCCACGAAATGAACATAATTGGCTAAAAAGTTGTCAACTCATTACCGTCAGTGAGCGAATTTCCCATTTGGCGCAGGCATTGGGCTGGCAGAATGTGATTGTTTCACCTCGTGCGGATAATCAAACATTATTACAAACCTTATTACAATGTCGTTAA
- a CDS encoding uroporphyrinogen-III C-methyltransferase, whose product MANKKSNHLENHAEIEHEIDVNKDLDLAKQDTTENEHVDPKVEDKQATMQHKENENRQSSASTPHETVIVKKNGSALSVLAILIALGLGGSGYYFGQQQVDEMQQKLTALQTQLQQKKTAEPVNLPSFEAEKTQLAKLAEFSQVASDQISALNQELAAKEQQLSALQQQVQRLTNQSKAEQPNDWLLTEADFLLNNALRKLVLDNDVDTSVSLLKVAGETLSKVAMPQVATVRSAINADLKKLLSLNNVDQNAIMQELSQLANDVDELNVLNVNFDEDPNTDKLTDSLEDWKSNAEKSAVSFLNHFIRITPKKADNKALLAPNQDIYLRENIRLRLQIAILAVPRQQDDLYKQSLETVASWVRTYFDTSTEVAQNFLKKLDELAEQSIYVDVPTQLSSLNALDKLLNKQPQEVQKITLSADKDFDPENAKATENHATSPAEQGNGADTSTAPNQPEQQEK is encoded by the coding sequence ATGGCTAACAAGAAATCGAATCATCTGGAAAATCATGCAGAAATTGAACACGAAATTGATGTGAATAAGGATCTTGATTTAGCAAAACAAGACACCACAGAAAATGAACACGTTGACCCCAAGGTAGAGGATAAACAAGCAACCATGCAACATAAAGAGAACGAAAATAGACAGTCTTCCGCGTCCACTCCACACGAAACCGTTATTGTGAAGAAAAACGGTTCTGCGTTGAGCGTATTAGCGATTTTGATTGCCCTTGGCTTGGGCGGTAGCGGTTATTATTTCGGGCAGCAACAGGTTGACGAAATGCAACAAAAACTGACCGCACTTCAAACGCAACTTCAGCAAAAAAAGACGGCTGAACCCGTCAATCTCCCAAGCTTTGAAGCAGAAAAAACTCAGTTGGCGAAGTTAGCCGAGTTTTCTCAAGTGGCGAGCGACCAAATCAGTGCCTTGAATCAAGAATTAGCCGCCAAAGAACAACAGTTATCTGCGTTGCAACAACAAGTCCAGCGTTTGACCAATCAAAGCAAAGCGGAACAACCGAACGATTGGTTGCTGACCGAAGCAGATTTTTTATTAAATAATGCCTTGCGTAAATTGGTGTTGGATAACGATGTGGACACCAGCGTATCGCTATTAAAAGTGGCTGGCGAGACCTTGTCCAAAGTGGCAATGCCGCAAGTCGCCACTGTTCGTAGCGCAATTAATGCAGATTTGAAGAAACTGTTATCCCTCAACAACGTGGATCAAAACGCTATCATGCAGGAATTGTCTCAATTGGCAAATGACGTGGATGAGTTGAACGTATTGAATGTGAATTTTGATGAAGATCCAAACACGGACAAACTCACCGATTCTTTGGAAGATTGGAAATCCAACGCTGAAAAAAGTGCGGTCAGTTTTTTAAATCATTTTATTCGCATCACGCCCAAAAAAGCGGATAACAAAGCCTTATTAGCACCAAATCAAGACATTTATTTGCGTGAAAACATTCGCTTACGCTTACAAATTGCGATTTTAGCCGTGCCACGTCAACAAGATGATTTATATAAACAATCTTTAGAAACGGTGGCTTCTTGGGTTCGTACCTATTTTGATACCAGCACGGAAGTGGCACAAAACTTCCTCAAAAAACTGGATGAATTGGCAGAACAATCCATTTACGTGGATGTACCGACCCAGCTTAGCAGCTTAAATGCCTTGGATAAATTACTGAATAAACAACCGCAAGAAGTGCAAAAAATCACGCTTTCCGCTGACAAAGATTTCGATCCGGAAAATGCCAAAGCGACAGAAAACCATGCCACAAGCCCTGCAGAGCAAGGAAATGGCGCGGATACAAGCACCGCCCCGAATCAACCTGAACAACAGGAGAAATAG
- a CDS encoding heme biosynthesis protein HemY — protein sequence MIRSLFLMLLLLAGLLAGPYLSGKQGYVRIETADNIVEMSLTTLVIFFVISLAVVYSIEAAISRFCRLSNNTYSWFSRRKRVKAQKQTLEGLMRMDEGDYSKAEKLIGKNAKHSDEPVLNFIKAAEAAQQRGDEFSANRYLIQATEIAGTDSLILEIARTRILLQQNKLPAARSSVDSLLVMAGRNKEVLKLAVDIYLKSNAYQALDNILEQVEKSGLYTNAELEQLQHQVEDGLLDEKINEEGVDGLLAWWNEQPRQRRQDAYVKLGVIRRLIDGNDHESAYELTLELAKKLETDSPLMQPLFKQISRLQPEDNSKLVKIVTKWLKTASPSIQCCAQRALGYLYVRNNDFTHASEVFKELIAHKDQLDPNDIHMASYVFEQVGDNETAQKLREEGLKSAMSVATLSSEETSEKSTAL from the coding sequence ATGATAAGATCACTATTTTTAATGTTGCTATTATTAGCCGGATTGCTTGCCGGTCCGTATTTATCCGGCAAACAAGGTTATGTCCGTATTGAAACCGCCGACAACATTGTTGAAATGTCTCTTACCACATTGGTGATTTTCTTTGTGATTTCACTGGCGGTGGTCTATAGCATTGAAGCGGCAATCAGCCGTTTTTGCCGTTTAAGTAATAACACTTACAGTTGGTTTTCCCGCCGTAAACGCGTCAAAGCGCAAAAACAAACCTTGGAAGGGTTAATGCGTATGGATGAAGGCGATTATTCCAAAGCGGAAAAACTCATCGGCAAAAACGCCAAACATTCTGACGAGCCGGTGTTAAATTTCATTAAAGCGGCTGAAGCGGCTCAACAACGTGGCGATGAATTCAGCGCCAACCGTTATTTGATTCAAGCGACGGAAATTGCCGGCACCGACAGCCTGATTCTCGAAATTGCCCGCACCCGCATTTTATTACAACAAAACAAATTACCTGCCGCGCGCAGTTCCGTAGATAGCCTATTGGTCATGGCAGGTCGCAATAAAGAAGTCTTGAAATTAGCCGTAGATATTTATTTAAAATCAAATGCTTACCAAGCCTTGGATAATATTCTTGAACAGGTGGAAAAATCCGGTCTCTATACCAATGCTGAGCTCGAACAACTCCAACACCAAGTAGAAGACGGCTTGTTAGATGAAAAAATTAACGAAGAAGGCGTAGATGGTTTGCTGGCATGGTGGAATGAACAACCGCGCCAACGCCGCCAAGATGCCTATGTGAAATTAGGTGTGATTCGCCGTTTGATTGATGGCAATGATCATGAATCTGCCTATGAATTAACGTTGGAATTGGCGAAAAAATTAGAGACCGACAGTCCGCTAATGCAACCATTATTTAAACAAATTAGCCGCTTACAACCAGAAGATAACAGCAAATTAGTAAAAATTGTTACCAAGTGGCTAAAAACCGCCAGCCCGTCAATACAATGCTGCGCCCAACGCGCATTGGGGTATTTGTATGTGCGCAACAACGATTTTACTCATGCCAGTGAAGTGTTTAAAGAACTGATTGCCCATAAAGATCAATTAGATCCTAATGACATTCACATGGCCTCTTACGTCTTCGAACAAGTGGGAGATAACGAGACGGCACAGAAATTACGCGAAGAAGGGTTGAAATCCGCCATGTCGGTAGCCACCTTATCCTCGGAAGAAACATCGGAAAAATCCACCGCACTTTAA
- the coaD gene encoding pantetheine-phosphate adenylyltransferase, with protein MTTVIYPGTFDPLTNGHLNIIERSAVIFSNVLVAVAESPSKKPLFTLDERVELVRQSVAHLSNVKVIGFNNLLAHTIAEYDVKAIIRGVRSTTDFEYEVQLAHLNRLLTHGVESLFFPPVEQWSYVSSTMIREIYLHNGDMSQLVPPMVLKALQEKRK; from the coding sequence ATGACAACGGTAATCTATCCCGGCACATTTGACCCGCTTACGAACGGGCATTTGAATATTATTGAGCGAAGTGCGGTGATTTTTTCAAACGTTTTGGTGGCGGTGGCGGAAAGCCCAAGTAAAAAGCCTTTGTTTACGTTAGACGAACGTGTCGAGTTGGTACGTCAATCGGTGGCGCATTTGTCGAATGTTAAGGTCATTGGGTTTAATAATTTACTTGCGCATACCATCGCGGAGTATGACGTCAAAGCCATTATTCGTGGGGTACGGAGTACGACGGATTTTGAATATGAAGTGCAGTTAGCCCATCTTAACCGACTTCTTACCCATGGCGTGGAAAGCCTGTTTTTCCCTCCGGTGGAACAGTGGTCTTACGTTTCTTCCACCATGATTCGTGAAATTTATTTACACAACGGCGACATGAGTCAACTTGTCCCACCGATGGTGTTAAAGGCGTTGCAAGAGAAACGGAAATAG